A single genomic interval of Saccharothrix saharensis harbors:
- a CDS encoding lipase family protein: MTSSTAPDPVRRPGTLLRARPLASRFRPDHAEAAYRVFYQGVGYDGRGRLVTGSVFVPDGTPPPGGWPVVSYAHGTTGLSDRTAPSRTGLLRLERAHIASWLAAGYAVAATDYEGLATPGPHPYFHGEAVADDVVDIVRAARGLPHPLSDRWLVAGFSQGGHAALFTSLIATRYAPELDFLGTLALAPPVHLVRVIATRTSDAAAAVCPFVPIVLAGMRTRYPDFSHGFLTDRGTSLVDLAERVSLVEMFRATKAMTNDETGMTDLTRHDHVARVLDECRVPVARLDRPVFLAAGGADEIVPPAVIHDFADDIAAAGSTVHLTTYPGANHGAVLTAAHPDATRWAAAVTGHRTVPAAPAPRFDLLDATGDGYLRRDDYEVFALRLVQSFGHPPRSAAAMAVRAAYRALWRALAAESDTDDDGRVGKAEFLAWAGRATHTAFDRTLRPLATAVLALVDTNGTGVVERDEFLTLTTRCGVPDEDARTLFDRLDADHRGTVETAEIVRATREFCLDPRPGHPGHWLFGRF, translated from the coding sequence GTGACCTCCTCCACCGCACCGGACCCCGTCAGGCGCCCCGGCACGCTGCTGCGCGCCCGCCCGCTCGCGTCGCGGTTCCGGCCGGACCACGCCGAAGCCGCCTACCGGGTGTTCTACCAGGGCGTGGGGTACGACGGCCGGGGTCGGCTGGTCACCGGGTCGGTGTTCGTGCCCGACGGCACTCCCCCGCCCGGCGGCTGGCCCGTGGTCAGCTACGCCCACGGCACCACGGGCCTGTCCGACCGCACCGCGCCGTCGCGCACCGGCCTGCTCCGGCTGGAACGGGCGCACATCGCGTCGTGGCTCGCCGCCGGGTACGCCGTGGCGGCCACCGACTACGAAGGCCTCGCCACGCCCGGCCCGCACCCGTACTTCCACGGCGAGGCGGTGGCCGACGACGTGGTCGACATCGTCCGCGCCGCCCGCGGGCTGCCCCACCCGCTGTCGGACCGCTGGCTCGTCGCGGGGTTCTCCCAGGGCGGGCACGCCGCGCTGTTCACCTCGTTGATCGCCACGAGGTACGCGCCGGAGCTGGACTTCCTCGGCACGCTCGCGCTCGCGCCGCCGGTGCACCTGGTGCGCGTGATCGCCACCCGGACCAGCGACGCGGCGGCGGCGGTCTGCCCGTTCGTGCCGATCGTGCTGGCGGGCATGCGCACCCGGTACCCGGACTTCTCCCACGGCTTCCTCACCGACCGCGGCACGTCCCTGGTGGACCTGGCCGAACGGGTGTCGTTGGTGGAGATGTTCCGCGCCACCAAGGCGATGACCAACGACGAGACCGGCATGACGGACCTGACCCGGCACGACCACGTGGCCCGGGTGCTGGACGAGTGCCGCGTGCCGGTCGCCCGGCTGGACCGGCCGGTGTTCCTGGCCGCGGGCGGGGCCGACGAGATCGTGCCGCCCGCGGTGATCCACGACTTCGCCGACGACATCGCCGCGGCGGGCAGCACCGTGCACCTGACGACGTACCCGGGGGCGAACCACGGCGCGGTGCTCACCGCGGCGCACCCCGACGCGACGCGGTGGGCGGCGGCGGTCACCGGGCACCGCACCGTCCCGGCCGCGCCGGCGCCGCGCTTCGACCTGCTGGACGCGACCGGCGACGGCTACCTGCGCCGGGACGACTACGAGGTGTTCGCGCTGCGGCTGGTGCAGTCGTTCGGCCACCCGCCGCGCTCGGCCGCCGCGATGGCCGTCCGCGCCGCCTACCGGGCGTTGTGGCGCGCCCTGGCGGCCGAGTCCGACACCGACGACGACGGCCGCGTCGGCAAGGCCGAGTTCCTGGCGTGGGCGGGCCGCGCCACGCACACCGCGTTCGACCGGACCCTGCGGCCGCTGGCGACGGCCGTGCTGGCCCTGGTCGACACGAACGGGACGGGCGTGGTGGAGCGCGACGAGTTCCTGACCCTCACGACCCGGTGCGGCGTGCCCGACGAGGACGCCCGCACCCTGTTCGACCGCCTCGACGCGGACCACCGCGGCACGGTCGAGACGGCCGAGATCGTCCGCGCGACCAGGGAGTTCTGCCTCGACCCGAGGCCCGGCCACCCCGGTCACTGGCTGTTCGGCCGGTTCTGA
- a CDS encoding response regulator transcription factor, whose product MDFSVLLVEDDEHIRQALGLALGDEGFAVTDAVSGEDALELLAVTEPDVVLLDLMLPGVDGLEVCRTLRARGDLPIIIVTARADAADVIAGLEAGADDYVTKPLVASVLAARIRALLRRRGGGRQDEVLQVGQLEIRPDVGTVHRAGVEVHLTRTEFRLLVELASAGGRIVTREQLLQRVWGYDYFGDTRLLDVHIRRLRRKVEENPDDPALVLTVRGAGYRVDGDP is encoded by the coding sequence ATGGACTTCTCGGTTCTGCTGGTCGAGGACGACGAGCACATCAGGCAGGCCCTCGGCCTGGCGTTGGGCGACGAGGGTTTCGCCGTCACCGACGCCGTGTCGGGCGAGGACGCCTTGGAGCTGCTCGCCGTCACCGAACCCGACGTGGTGCTGCTGGACCTCATGCTGCCCGGGGTGGACGGCCTGGAGGTCTGCCGCACGCTGCGCGCCCGCGGCGACCTGCCGATCATCATCGTCACCGCCCGCGCCGACGCCGCCGACGTGATCGCCGGGCTGGAGGCGGGCGCGGACGACTACGTGACCAAACCGCTGGTGGCCAGCGTGCTGGCGGCCCGGATCCGGGCGTTGCTGCGGCGGCGCGGCGGCGGGCGGCAGGACGAGGTGCTGCAGGTGGGGCAGCTCGAGATCCGGCCGGACGTGGGCACGGTGCACCGGGCCGGGGTCGAGGTGCACCTGACCCGGACGGAGTTCCGGTTGCTGGTGGAACTGGCGTCGGCGGGCGGCCGGATCGTGACCCGCGAGCAGTTGCTGCAACGCGTGTGGGGTTACGACTACTTCGGCGACACGCGGCTGCTGGACGTGCACATCCGCCGGTTGCGCCGCAAGGTCGAGGAGAACCCGGACGACCCGGCGCTGGTGCTGACGGTGCGCGGCGCCGGGTACCGCGTCGACGGGGACCCCTGA